A window from Staphylococcus succinus encodes these proteins:
- a CDS encoding LacI family DNA-binding transcriptional regulator: protein MKPKLEDVAKLANVSKTTVSRVLNNRGYLSQATIDKVNSAMKTLNYKPNTVARQLYKKQTHIIGLLFPTVANPFFGELVEALEIKLYNQGYKVIIGNSMNDPEKEMHYLDQLLSNQIDGLIVGTHNQNIKQYENAQLPIVAIDRIMNEDIPIIESDNYNGGKMATERLIQQGLTKILHLHGPTDLETPANRRKSAYVDTMNAHHLEPMCYEVDFSLNDINKKETFRRILKEYTEIEGIFVSNDIDAAMILQLAYEFGKKVPDNFKIIGYDGTQMMRNIQPDLTTIIQPIDDMATTALSVLTKRLMNDPTKNEYVLPVKLWEGTTG, encoded by the coding sequence ATGAAACCTAAATTAGAAGATGTTGCTAAATTAGCCAATGTATCCAAGACTACGGTGTCGAGGGTTTTAAATAATCGTGGTTATCTCAGCCAAGCTACAATTGATAAAGTAAATTCGGCTATGAAGACTTTGAACTATAAACCCAATACGGTGGCACGACAGTTATATAAAAAACAAACACACATTATCGGCTTACTCTTTCCCACTGTAGCAAATCCCTTTTTCGGTGAACTCGTCGAAGCATTAGAAATAAAGTTATATAACCAAGGCTATAAAGTTATTATTGGTAACTCTATGAATGATCCAGAAAAAGAAATGCATTACCTAGATCAATTATTATCGAATCAGATTGATGGCTTAATTGTTGGAACCCATAACCAAAATATTAAACAATACGAAAACGCTCAATTACCTATTGTCGCTATAGATCGTATTATGAATGAGGATATTCCAATTATCGAATCTGATAATTATAATGGCGGTAAAATGGCTACAGAAAGATTAATTCAGCAAGGATTAACAAAAATATTGCATTTACATGGCCCAACCGATTTAGAAACACCAGCAAACAGAAGAAAATCAGCCTATGTAGATACAATGAACGCTCATCACTTAGAACCGATGTGTTATGAAGTAGATTTTAGTTTGAATGATATTAATAAAAAAGAAACTTTTCGTCGAATTCTTAAAGAATATACTGAAATTGAAGGCATTTTTGTATCCAATGACATCGACGCTGCAATGATATTGCAACTCGCCTATGAATTCGGAAAAAAGGTGCCTGATAACTTCAAAATTATTGGCTATGATGGTACACAAATGATGAGAAACATTCAACCTGACTTAACAACAATCATTCAACCTATTGATGATATGGCTACAACAGCATTATCAGTTTTAACAAAACGCCTAATGAATGATCCTACGAAAAATGAATATGTGTTACCTGTTAAACTGTGGGAAGGTACAACAGGTTAA
- a CDS encoding glycoside hydrolase family 32 protein: MNPVQLKSHKYRLGYHVMAPSGWINDPNGFCYFKGYYHIFYQYYPYSEKGGSPMHWGHARSKDLVHWETLPIALTPGDPEDTDGCFSGSAIVKDDTLYLIYTGHHFNDSNQPEDFWENQNMAYSQDGIHFTKYEHNPIIATPPADNTQHFRDPKVWQYEDGFYMILGSQGHDGLGRALLYKSSDLKKWEYQGAIDKSKQVSKEGFMWECPDLFELKHKHILLFSPQGIEAEHKKFLNLFQTGYFIGHLDYTQSTFNRDSSFIELDNGHDFYAAQTTLTPDGRTVVIGWMDMWENEIIEQEDGWAGALTLPRTLNLKNNKVFMNPVEEVKNLRTGECRSLSLDNRQVLLSNDSAHVEVNLSLKTNKFENDTIKLTLNTQQDDTIMSLTYNTQSHSFTLFRKDHDDCRYADIAASHEVNLRIFIDKSSVEIFINDGEKCFTERYYYPHTPILSIENTSNRSLSGQALVYNLKDEAIQF, translated from the coding sequence ATGAATCCAGTTCAGTTAAAATCACACAAATATCGTTTAGGCTATCACGTTATGGCACCTTCAGGATGGATAAATGATCCAAATGGCTTTTGTTACTTCAAGGGATATTATCATATCTTTTATCAATATTACCCTTATAGTGAAAAAGGCGGTAGCCCCATGCATTGGGGACATGCTCGCAGTAAAGATTTAGTGCATTGGGAAACCCTCCCTATTGCATTAACGCCAGGAGATCCCGAAGATACGGATGGTTGTTTCTCAGGGAGCGCAATTGTCAAAGATGATACACTTTACCTTATCTACACTGGTCATCATTTTAATGATAGTAATCAGCCTGAAGATTTCTGGGAAAATCAAAATATGGCGTATAGCCAAGATGGCATACATTTTACTAAGTATGAGCACAATCCAATCATTGCCACACCACCAGCAGATAATACTCAGCATTTCAGAGACCCTAAAGTGTGGCAATACGAAGATGGATTTTACATGATTTTAGGTAGCCAAGGTCATGACGGTTTAGGACGTGCCCTATTATATAAATCTTCTGATCTCAAAAAATGGGAATATCAAGGGGCTATTGATAAATCTAAACAAGTCTCTAAAGAAGGCTTCATGTGGGAATGTCCAGACCTTTTCGAATTAAAGCACAAGCATATTTTGCTCTTTTCTCCACAAGGTATTGAAGCTGAACATAAAAAATTTCTCAACTTATTCCAAACAGGTTATTTTATAGGCCATTTAGATTATACGCAATCCACTTTCAATAGAGATAGCTCATTTATAGAATTAGATAATGGTCATGATTTTTATGCGGCACAAACTACCTTAACACCAGATGGTAGAACTGTTGTTATCGGTTGGATGGACATGTGGGAAAATGAAATAATCGAACAAGAAGATGGATGGGCAGGTGCTTTAACTTTACCTAGAACGCTCAATTTAAAAAATAACAAAGTATTTATGAACCCTGTGGAAGAAGTTAAAAACCTTCGTACAGGAGAATGTCGCTCACTATCATTAGATAATCGCCAAGTATTGTTATCTAATGATAGTGCACATGTTGAAGTAAATCTATCCTTGAAAACAAATAAATTCGAAAACGATACTATTAAATTGACACTAAACACTCAACAAGATGATACTATAATGTCACTCACTTACAATACACAAAGTCATTCATTTACGTTATTCCGCAAAGACCATGATGATTGTCGTTATGCTGATATTGCAGCATCTCATGAAGTGAATTTACGTATTTTTATAGATAAGAGTTCCGTAGAAATTTTTATTAATGATGGTGAAAAATGCTTTACAGAACGTTATTATTACCCGCATACGCCAATATTAAGTATTGAAAATACATCAAATCGTTCTTTATCAGGTCAAGCTCTCGTTTATAACCTTAAGGATGAAGCTATACAATTCTAG
- a CDS encoding oligosaccharide MFS transporter produces MNITKHLQPFKNVSYVQSSLTMFLYFASWSIWWSLFQIWLASKSNGLGLSGTEIGTIYSVNSFVTIIFLFSYGLIQDKLVIKRTLIISCASISVLVGPFFTLVYKDLIQNHFFVGVIAGSIFLSAGFLSASGVYETVAEKLSRFFNFKYGQARAWGSIGFALSALIAGHLFVINPDFNFWLGSLLSLFLLLNLILLKSKNEKKMIKTLRNHPDDESIPTAKDMIETLKMKHLWVVMLFIMFTGTFYGIYDGQMFPDFYTKLFDNPKTGQTMYGNLNSLQVFCEAIMMGIVPIIMMKIGVKPTLMLGVSVMFLRIGLSASTDSPILMSLIKMMHALEVPLFMLPTFRYLTLHFDPKLSATLYLVGLQISGQIGSVLLSTPLGILRDNIGYNYTFILISIIVMIAAVFGFILLKNDDEMVDGDPFLKNAQLTN; encoded by the coding sequence TTGAATATTACTAAACATTTACAACCTTTTAAAAATGTCTCTTATGTACAAAGTTCTTTAACTATGTTTTTATACTTTGCTTCTTGGTCCATATGGTGGTCTCTTTTTCAAATTTGGCTTGCTTCAAAAAGTAATGGATTAGGTTTGTCCGGTACTGAAATTGGAACCATTTATTCTGTAAATTCCTTTGTAACGATTATTTTTCTTTTTAGTTATGGTTTAATTCAAGACAAGTTGGTTATTAAAAGAACACTTATCATCTCTTGTGCTTCAATTTCTGTTTTAGTTGGACCTTTTTTCACTTTAGTATACAAAGATTTAATTCAAAATCATTTTTTTGTTGGTGTCATTGCAGGTTCAATTTTTTTATCAGCAGGTTTTCTTTCTGCTTCTGGTGTCTATGAAACAGTTGCTGAAAAATTAAGTCGTTTCTTTAATTTTAAATATGGACAAGCCAGAGCATGGGGTTCTATTGGATTTGCATTATCCGCTTTGATTGCGGGTCACTTATTTGTGATCAATCCAGATTTTAATTTCTGGCTTGGTTCGCTATTAAGTCTATTTCTTTTATTAAATCTCATTTTATTAAAGTCTAAAAATGAAAAGAAAATGATAAAAACCTTACGTAATCATCCGGATGATGAATCTATACCCACTGCCAAAGACATGATTGAAACGCTTAAAATGAAGCATTTATGGGTCGTAATGTTATTTATCATGTTTACGGGCACCTTCTATGGTATTTACGATGGGCAAATGTTTCCTGATTTTTATACCAAATTATTTGATAATCCAAAGACAGGCCAAACGATGTATGGAAATTTAAACTCATTGCAGGTATTTTGCGAGGCCATCATGATGGGTATTGTTCCTATTATTATGATGAAAATTGGGGTGAAGCCCACGTTAATGTTAGGCGTATCTGTTATGTTTTTACGCATTGGGTTAAGTGCTTCTACCGACAGTCCCATTTTAATGTCTTTAATTAAAATGATGCATGCTTTAGAAGTCCCCTTATTCATGTTACCAACCTTTAGATATCTGACTCTGCACTTTGATCCTAAATTATCTGCAACACTTTATCTTGTCGGCTTACAAATATCAGGTCAAATTGGTTCTGTTTTACTTTCAACACCATTAGGCATACTCCGAGATAACATAGGATACAATTATACATTTATTCTCATTTCAATCATTGTCATGATAGCAGCCGTATTCGGTTTTATTTTATTGAAAAATGATGATGAAATGGTAGATGGTGATCCTTTCCTTAAAAATGCACAACTAACAAATTAA